The genome window CGCCACCTGCAGGTGGGTCTGCTCCGATGTATCCGGCTTTGACTCCGCCACTGGGACAGAAAAGATCCGCCTATAACCTTGTGGGGGCTGCGCTCTGCGCGACCAGGACGAAGTCCACGAATGTGGCGACACCCACGCCCCACACGGTTTCCCAGGATCGTATCCTGCTCGAAGGGGCCTTTTTAGGTTCGAACGATGTGATACGGGTTGAACGCAAGGAGACAGTCTTTTCCAGCAACAACATGGCAAAGATCCAGATGCTGCCGAACTAAGTTTGCAATTGATCCGCGCTTTGCTAATGTCGAGACTCGATTCATCCTGAATTAAGAGCTTGCCATGCCGGGTTTTCGCCTCGTTCCGATTATGATGATGGTCCTCGTGAGCGGCTGTCGGCCGACAGGTTTTGATGCCCAGGCCTGGCTTCCTCCTGAAAACCCAGGTCTCCTTAAAACATTGCCGCCCAATCAGGACCTTGCACAGGCCACGGCCGTTGGCGCTGGCGCCTGGGATGCACCCGAAGATATTGCAGTGGACGGCGCGGGGCGGGTTTATGCCGGCACTTTGCAAGGGCGTGTGCAGCGACTCGCGGAAGACGGCGAGGCCCAAGTCATCGCCGAGTTTCCCGGTCAGGTTTTGGGACTCGACTTCGATGCGAACGGGAACCTTTACGTTTGCGTCGATAGAAACGGGCTGTGGCGCCTCGATCCCAACGGTCGCAAAGAGCTTGTGGTCAATTCGCATGCGGGAAAAAAACTCGGGCTTTTGGATGATGTGAAGGTCGGGCCGGATGGTTTGGTTTATTTCACGGAAGCTTCAAGCAAATATACGATGCGAACCTATCTGCGGGACATTCTGGAAGGCGTGGAAACCGGGCGGCTTCTGCGTTACGACCCCGCAAGCAAAACGACGGTCGTGCTTTTGGATGGACTCGGTTTTGCCAATGGCTTAACCGTGGCGAACGATGCAAGCTATGTGCTGGTCGCGGAAACGTCACGCTATCGCATACGAAAGTATTGGTTAAGCGGTCCCGAATCCGGGAAGAACGTGGTGCTGCTGGATAATCTTCCCGGTTTTCCCGATGGCCTGAGCCGCATGGTGGATGGGAAGATCTGGGTCGCGTTCATTGCGCCGCGCAATGCTCTTTTGGACAAGCTGCATCCGAAACCCTTTATGAAAAATATCCTGGCCGGAATGCCTGCCGGGCTTTTGCCCAAGGACAAACCCTATGGCCTGATCGCATCGATGACGGAAACGGGGCAGTGGCTGCAGAGTCTTCACGATCCGATCGGGCAGGTCGTGCCCGCGATCAGCTCGGTGGAGACGCAGGGTGAAAAACTGTGGCTCGGAAGCCTGGAGGGCAAGGCGCTTTATAGCATCACGCCCAAGGCTCTTTTAAAGTAGATTGATGCGTCGGGTCATCGGAAAGTGATAGGTGTCGCGGCTGTGCAGAGTCATGGCCTTCACTTCGGCCAAAGTTTTGGACTTCATGCAGTGCGAATAATAGGAATGACCGAAGACCAGCCACTTGCAGGCGTTGATCACATGAAAGCGCAGGCGCCGTAATTTTTTCTCATCATCGTCAAAGTACTGATCGAGCAGTTCACAGTAAAGGACCATCGCGTCCAGAAAAGCCCGGCCTTCCTCTTCCGGAGTTTCCGGTGGCGTTTGCCCGGGAAAGGCCGCCGGCGGCGTGGTGTAGCCGAGACGATGGGCGATCTGCCAGATGATCCAGGGTCGGGCTGTGGCGGCGCGACCGATCATGATGCCATCGACCTGAACATCCTGAAGAAGATGCAGGGCATCATCGGCGGTTTGAATATCGCCGTTCACAACGATGGGAATGCCGCGCCTTGGAATCAGGTCCGTGACCAGACTCCAGTCGGCCTCGCCCTTATGTTTCTGCGACTGGGTTCGGGCGTGAATGGTCAACCAGTCGGCACCGGCCGCTTCGAGCCCATCGGTGAAGCGCACCAGAAAATCCGGGTCGGCCTTGTCCTGGCCACAGCGCATTTTTACGCTGACAGGTCGCGAAGAATAACGTCTGGTCATGCCCACGATGCTGGCAGCATATTCAGGATCGCCCAATAGACGAACACCCCAGTTATGTTTGAGGTGCTGACGTGCCGGGCAGCCCATATTGATGTCAAAACCCCAAGGCTCAAGCGGCATCAGCTTTTCAATCGAGCGGGCTATGTAACTTTCCTCGTTGCCCAGGAGCTGCGGAACGAAATGCGACTCCTGGTCCATGACGCGCAATTCATCAACCCGGTCGATTCGTTCGAAAGGAAGTCGCCTTGTGGAAAGCATTTCGGTAAAAAGAAGTGGGTTGAGTCCTTCTGGCGTGTAATGGCGAACCATGTGACGAAATGCCACATGACTGAGGCCCACCATCGGTGCCACAGTGACAGGAAAGGCCGCACCGAGGGCGGCGAATCGAGAATTTTGCCAATGACTTTGGAATTTTTCGTAAGACATCAGAGCTCCGGTTCGACAGACATCGTGTTACGCGAAGCCTGATGCGAGGTCAACCGACGCTTTGCCCTGAAGAAATTCAGGCAGGTTTTTTCACGATTTTCTGCAGGGCCAACTCTTCCAGAGAGCGGCCACGTATCGCATTGAATTTATTAACAAATGCGACGTCTTCCGGCAGATAGGGTTTGATATGGTTTTCCGGGAATGACGAGACGACGATCACAGGAATTCCGTGATTCACGCAGTAGTGGGCGAGGGAGGCGCCGTCACCGTCTTTCATGTTGTAGTCCGAGACTACAAGATCATAGGTCTTGAGCTTCAAGAGATTGATAGCTTCATAGCCGGCAGCGGCAGTCACAGTTTCACCCAGGTCTTTGAGTTTGTCCTGAATGACAAGAGCCAGTTCCTGGTCATCATCGACGATCAGCACTCTGTACATGGGCACTTCCTATGCTCAATGGCTTAGCTACCTCCACTCTAGCACATCCGCCTGACAGGGAAAAGCTGCCGACTCAAGCCCCACTCGTAAGTTCCTGTATCGAATCCTTGAAATCTAACGCGAATTCAACATACTATGTCCCCTAAACCTCGGGGGCACCTCACGAATCGCCTCGGGTAAGCGGGGATGGATGCGTGGCAGATCGAGCCGGTTTCAGTTTCATTCAGTGGGCCGCCTGGCGTTACCTTATTGCTCGCAAAGGGCGGCACGGTCTATCTTTCATGACCACATTCTCGATCATAGGTGTGATGATCGGCGTTGCCGCATTGATCGTCGTGCTGTCGGTCATGGGTGGCTTCGAACAGGATCTTAAAAACAAAATGCTCCGCGGCCAACCTCATCTGGAGGTCCTGGCCGAAAACGCGGTCGCCGGTTTCAGTCTGCAGAAATATCCGCTCAGCTCCTTTGAAAAAATGTTTCCAGAAGCCAGTGGCATCGCGCCCTTCATTCAGTCCGATGTGGTGCTGAAGCAGGGCAAGCATCTGTCGGCCGTCGTCCTCTTCGGACTCGATCCCGAGGTGGGCGGGGACCTGTGGGCCTTCGACTCCTCGATGACCGAAGGCAAGCTCGCGGACATCGCGACCGAACATGCTCCTTTAATAACCACCGACGGGGATCGTTCGCGCTGGCCGGGCATCGTCCTGGGGGATAGCCTTGCAGGTCAACTCGGGGCCGAGATCGGTGATGAGATCACCGTGCTCAGTCCGCAGGCCGCTTCCTCGTCGACGATCATGAGCGGGGGGACCATTACGCGTTCCTATGTGCTGGTCGGGACCTTTCATACCGGGCTTTTCAATTATGATTCGAAATGGGCCGTCGTGTCCCTGAGCGAAGGCCGGAAATTCATGTCCGATTACGATCCCTCGCTGGATGATGAGGAGTATGTGATCGGGGTCGGCATCAATACGAAAGACCCCATGCACATCGATCCGCTCGCGGAACGCCTGAAGCAGGTCAAAGGCCTGAGCGGCAAGACGTGGAAGCAGACCAACTCGGCTCTCATCTTTGCCCTGCAGCTGGAAAAATATACGATGGGCTCGATCCTGATGCTCATCATCCTGGTTGCCGCGTTCTCGATCAGCGGCACGATGATGATGACCGTTTATCATAAAAAGCGGCAGATCAGCCTTCTGCGGTCCTTGGGGATGACCCAGCGCGATATCGGTCGGCTGTATCTGGTCCAGGGTTTCACCATCGGCACCGTCGGCATCATCCTCGGTCTGGCCTTGGGACTCGGCCTCTGTTTTCTGCTCAAGCAATTGCGCTTCGCTGAACTTCCCGTCAACCTCCTGTCCCTGCGCAGTCTGCCGGTTCGGTTTTTACCCTTCGATTATATGATTATTTGCGGTGCGGTCTGGATTCTGAGCCTTCTCGGCGCATTCTATCCAGCTGCGATCGCGGCGCGACAAAACCCTTCGCAGGGACTGAGGTATTCGTGACTGATACGACCCCGATTATTGAGCTTCAAGGTGTCTTTAAGACTTATCAAGTCGTAGAGCAACAGGTCCAGGCTTTGCGCGGTGTAAACCTGAAAGTTCGCAAAGGCCAGATGGTTGGGATAACCGGCCGATCTGGTTCCGGGAAAAGTACGCTGTTGCATGTGATCGGCACTCTTGATACTCCAAGTGCTGGTGTGGTGAGGCTGAACGGCAAGGATGTGTCGCATGTTAGCGATCAAA of Oligoflexus sp. contains these proteins:
- a CDS encoding SMP-30/gluconolactonase/LRE family protein, producing MPGFRLVPIMMMVLVSGCRPTGFDAQAWLPPENPGLLKTLPPNQDLAQATAVGAGAWDAPEDIAVDGAGRVYAGTLQGRVQRLAEDGEAQVIAEFPGQVLGLDFDANGNLYVCVDRNGLWRLDPNGRKELVVNSHAGKKLGLLDDVKVGPDGLVYFTEASSKYTMRTYLRDILEGVETGRLLRYDPASKTTVVLLDGLGFANGLTVANDASYVLVAETSRYRIRKYWLSGPESGKNVVLLDNLPGFPDGLSRMVDGKIWVAFIAPRNALLDKLHPKPFMKNILAGMPAGLLPKDKPYGLIASMTETGQWLQSLHDPIGQVVPAISSVETQGEKLWLGSLEGKALYSITPKALLK
- a CDS encoding tRNA-dihydrouridine synthase family protein codes for the protein MSYEKFQSHWQNSRFAALGAAFPVTVAPMVGLSHVAFRHMVRHYTPEGLNPLLFTEMLSTRRLPFERIDRVDELRVMDQESHFVPQLLGNEESYIARSIEKLMPLEPWGFDINMGCPARQHLKHNWGVRLLGDPEYAASIVGMTRRYSSRPVSVKMRCGQDKADPDFLVRFTDGLEAAGADWLTIHARTQSQKHKGEADWSLVTDLIPRRGIPIVVNGDIQTADDALHLLQDVQVDGIMIGRAATARPWIIWQIAHRLGYTTPPAAFPGQTPPETPEEEGRAFLDAMVLYCELLDQYFDDDEKKLRRLRFHVINACKWLVFGHSYYSHCMKSKTLAEVKAMTLHSRDTYHFPMTRRINLL
- a CDS encoding response regulator, encoding MYRVLIVDDDQELALVIQDKLKDLGETVTAAAGYEAINLLKLKTYDLVVSDYNMKDGDGASLAHYCVNHGIPVIVVSSFPENHIKPYLPEDVAFVNKFNAIRGRSLEELALQKIVKKPA
- a CDS encoding ABC transporter permease, encoding MADRAGFSFIQWAAWRYLIARKGRHGLSFMTTFSIIGVMIGVAALIVVLSVMGGFEQDLKNKMLRGQPHLEVLAENAVAGFSLQKYPLSSFEKMFPEASGIAPFIQSDVVLKQGKHLSAVVLFGLDPEVGGDLWAFDSSMTEGKLADIATEHAPLITTDGDRSRWPGIVLGDSLAGQLGAEIGDEITVLSPQAASSSTIMSGGTITRSYVLVGTFHTGLFNYDSKWAVVSLSEGRKFMSDYDPSLDDEEYVIGVGINTKDPMHIDPLAERLKQVKGLSGKTWKQTNSALIFALQLEKYTMGSILMLIILVAAFSISGTMMMTVYHKKRQISLLRSLGMTQRDIGRLYLVQGFTIGTVGIILGLALGLGLCFLLKQLRFAELPVNLLSLRSLPVRFLPFDYMIICGAVWILSLLGAFYPAAIAARQNPSQGLRYS